GGAGGGTGCACTGCCGGAAGCGTTTCCACCGGCCCGCGCCGAGGTTGAGCGCGGCCTCTTCGAGCGAGGGGTCGAGGTTCGCCATCGCGGCGGTGATGTTGAGGTAGAGGATCGGGTAGAGGTGGAGCGCTTCCATCAGGACAACGGCGGCGAACGTGCCGTCGACAGGCCCGATGAAGGGGAGGTGGAACGACCCGCCGAGGAAGTCGATGCCCGGGTCGGACTCGGCGCGCAGGCCGATCCACTTGAGGAAGGAATTGATCGCGCCGTATCGGCCGAGGATCGCGCGCAGCCCGATCGCGCCGACGAAGGGCGGGAGGATGAGCGGGACCAGGACGAGCGCGCTGACGAGCGACTTGCCCGGGAAGCTGTACTTCGCGGCGATGGACGCCATGGGGAGCGTAATGATGAGGCACAGCAGCGTCGTACACACCGCGATCATCAGGGCGTTGACGAGCCCTTTGACGTAGAGCGGGTCGCGGAGGACGCCGACCTCGGGGCTGATGAAGTAGCGGAGGGTGAAATCGCCGGCGATGCTGACGGACTCGCCGGTGTCGGGGTCGATGTGGGTCGCGCCGTCGGGCTGGACGAAGCCGCCCCAGACGGTGAGGGTGATGGGCCAGATGAGGAACGCCGCCAGGACGGCGAGGATCACGCCGTAGAGGATCATGTGGCGGGGCTTGATACGCATGGCGGGATTTTAGCGGGAGCGCCGCGGTTGTGTTCGCACTGGCCTACACAGCATCGTGCCACGGCCGAACCGCTTCAGCGGTCGGCCGTGCGGTCGACGCAATGCACATGGCCAAGACACGGCCGACCACCCCGAGCGGCGGATCGACCGTGGTACATGATCTGGCTATTGGCTCATTGCTAACGGTTTTCTTACAGCCCCGTCTCGCTCATCCATCGCATCGCCATCAGCGCCGCGCCCTGGGCCGAGGGGTGGACGCCGTCGCCGGCCCAGACGTTGGGCTGGCTGCCCGCCTCGACGGCTTCATCGAACATCGACTGGAACGGGACGAAGACCGCCCCCGCTGCTTCCGCGGCCTGCTTGCACAGCGCACGGCGGTTGTCAAAGTCGGGGAACCAGTTGTCGTTCACCGCGCCGCAGCGCAGGACGAACGGCTCACACACGACGAGCTTGGCGTCGGGCAGCGCTTCTTTCGTGCGGGCGAGGAGCGCGGCGAGTTGGTCGCCGTACTGCTCGGCGGTGCCGTCGTATCCGCCGTTGAGTCTGTGCCAGATGTCGTTGACGCCGATGAGGATCGAGACGAGGTCGGGGGCCAGGTCGATCGCGTCGCGGTCCCAGCGGTTGTCGAGGTCGGGGACCTTGTGCCCGGAGATGCCTCGGTTGTAGAGCTGGAGGCCTTTGTCGGGGTAGCGGGAGAGCAGGTGGTAGGCGATGAGTTTCGCGTAGCCGTTGCCGAGCATGGCGAAGTCGTTGGCGGTGTCCTGGGTGTCGCGTGATCGGCCGGCGTCGGTGATGGAGTCGCCCTGGAGGAGGATCGTCGCGTTGTCGGGGAGCTGGTCGATCATGGGCTTGGCGTCGTCGGCCTGCTTGGTGTGGGCGTTGGCGCTGGACAGCGAAGCGCAGCCCGTCGCGGCAAGCGCGGCACCCGCCGCGGTCGAGGTTACGGTCGTGGCAAGCATCTCTCGGCGGGTCATCGGCATGGCGGGCTCCTCGGGTGAATGTGAGGCCCACAGTCTAGCCAGAAACCCGGGTGCCACATAGCGCAGCTATGTGCGAAATCCGGTTTGATGAGGAGAGAAACACACATAGCTGCGCTATGTGGCACCCGTCCCCAAGCGTGCTATTCGGTTTCACTGTCCGCCTCCGCCGGCACCAGCAACTCCGCATACAGAATCTCAACCGGCTGCTCGGGGTCGTCCTCAGCCTGTGTCAGGATCGTACCGTCGCGGGCGATGATCCGGCTCATCCCGTGGCCGTGCCACGCGGGGCCGTCGTACTCGGCAGGTTGGCACCAGTTCGCGCCGATGATGTTGAGGTCGTGGATCGCCGCGCGTCGTGGCAGGCCGACATCGAACCAGTCGCTGTCTTCGTGGTCGACCCACGCGATGCAATACAGCAGGTGGTCGACCTTGAGCCCCGACATCACCGGGCCTTGGTCGTGGATGTCGTAGCAGATGATCGTGCCGATTCGGCCGTAGGGCGTATCGACGACCGGGTTGCCGAGGTTGCCGACCCAGGCCCAGCCGCGCTCGGCGTGCTGCCAGGGGTTTCGTTTGCGGTAGTGGATCGCGCGCTCGCCTTCGGGACCGACGACGACGATCGTGTTGTAGTACCGGCCGGTCTTGCGGTCGACCTCGAGGATCGGCACGGTGATGTAGCAGTCGTGCTCATCGGAGAGTTCCGCGAACGCCCGGGTCGATGGCCCGGGCACGGTCTCCGCGGCGTCGCTCGGGTCGCGGCCGGTGAGCCCTTCGGTGATGTCGTATTCGCCGACCTGCCAGGTGGTCTGGATGTCGTGCGACATGTAACCCGTGACGGCGGTCTCGGGCAGGACGATCAGCTTCGCGCCGTGCTCGGCGGCTTCGGTGGCTAAGGCCAGCAGCCGCTCGCGGTTCACATCGGGCTCGCCCAAGGCGGAATCGACCTGGATCGCTGCGGCGAGGACGGTCCGCGCGGAATCGGTTT
The sequence above is a segment of the Phycisphaeraceae bacterium D3-23 genome. Coding sequences within it:
- a CDS encoding SGNH/GDSL hydrolase family protein — translated: MPMTRREMLATTVTSTAAGAALAATGCASLSSANAHTKQADDAKPMIDQLPDNATILLQGDSITDAGRSRDTQDTANDFAMLGNGYAKLIAYHLLSRYPDKGLQLYNRGISGHKVPDLDNRWDRDAIDLAPDLVSILIGVNDIWHRLNGGYDGTAEQYGDQLAALLARTKEALPDAKLVVCEPFVLRCGAVNDNWFPDFDNRRALCKQAAEAAGAVFVPFQSMFDEAVEAGSQPNVWAGDGVHPSAQGAALMAMRWMSETGL
- a CDS encoding carbon-nitrogen hydrolase family protein, which produces MRTQFVALLLACVAGINPVLAHEETDSARTVLAAAIQVDSALGEPDVNRERLLALATEAAEHGAKLIVLPETAVTGYMSHDIQTTWQVGEYDITEGLTGRDPSDAAETVPGPSTRAFAELSDEHDCYITVPILEVDRKTGRYYNTIVVVGPEGERAIHYRKRNPWQHAERGWAWVGNLGNPVVDTPYGRIGTIICYDIHDQGPVMSGLKVDHLLYCIAWVDHEDSDWFDVGLPRRAAIHDLNIIGANWCQPAEYDGPAWHGHGMSRIIARDGTILTQAEDDPEQPVEILYAELLVPAEADSETE